The window GTCATGAAGAAATTCCTATGACGTATTAATCAGATGGTGATATGATAGGCAGCTACTGCATGTAGTACTAATATTTAGGAGAATGTGATATTTGTACTATTGTAGATTACTAGTACACATTGTATTGCTGTTGCTGAGCTTAATGAGTCTATATATTAATCAGTGTTCTGTTTGCCTTTGCTGTGTTGGAGACAGGGTGACAATAAAATTCAGACAGCAAGACAATGCTCAGGTTTCAGAATATGTTCAAACATGTATTCAATaacatgttgtcatgttgttgtCATTTCCTCCCGGTCTCTGTGTGGTACATACAAAGAGAATCTAGCGGTGGATGATCCAGAGCAACCGGTTGGACAATGTCTTGATTAGTTATAGAAGTATAACTGAGCTCCGTTATTTAACAAAATCACACCCTCAGAAATAAAATCAACAACAAGATcaatcacacagaaacatgtcgGCCACGATCAAACCCTGATATTAATAGTCTGTCTTACCAGAAGCGGCTGTTGTGTTGTCGGTGTGTtcagcagtgtgtctgtcactgtggTACATCTGCGGCTTCAGGttcctgctctgagctgcaTGGGTGGGTGGGACGGCTTTAAAGGGGACACCCCTCAGTGACGTCTGAAACTCCTCCCTGCAGAAGAaggaacctgtgtgtgtgtgtgtgtgtgtgtgtatgaggcaacatgtattttttatgtgtaaaacTAACAGAGAcacatttgaattgttttgaATTTGAAAGTTTAACTGAACATATGCTGAAACAGGATTTCTACCATCATCATGGAGAAAGCTCTGGGAGATGAAGCCAGCCCAGAGCAGGCGACACCTTcagacaacacaacaacaatccAAAGGCTACACTGACTTTCCTGTTTCCTGGTCATACATTACAAATGGAGTTCaacaaggaaacacaaaacTAACACATGTCCTGACTGTTGTGTCTTTGTCATTAGAcactaaacaaaacaatgacCATTACAAGTATTTTACATATGAACTATCTTCTTACTGAAAATACGCCCACATGCTGGAAGAGGCTTTGTAAAGGTGAGCTGATAACAATATGGTCTCTGAACATGAAAACAATAACCAAGCATAAAGGATTATGACGCAATCAACACAACGGCCTGCTGGCTGTTGTGTTGATCCACAAAATGATGCACGACCTGGCTGACAGCAGCACATACAGGTTACTTAATCCTAACACCATACAATCGTAAGAAGCTTCTGTAACAGGTCGCTTGGTTGTAGCCCACAGTGAgttaatcagtgtgtgtgtgtgtgtgagagagaagcacCACCACCTGCTGTTAGCTAGGGAAACCCCACAGCACGCTCTCTGCACTGTCCCCATACAGCCACATGTAACATGGCAGCCACTGACCGCCGGCTGCTTTGCATTCCTCATATATTCAGGTGAGTTCAGTGAGCGAGCAGATCAAAGTGAATCAGTTTTACTTGATATAGTTTCACCTAAAGAATTAGCTTTCAGTAGACAGACACTGCTGTGCACCCTACAAACAGCTGGTTTATTTAGAAAACACATTGTACATGTTTAACCATTCAgtcaaatataataataataatgaggcAACAAGGAACAttctgacccccccccctcctcagtTTACACTGTACAAACTGGAATAATGCAAATCACAAAGATCGTGAATGGATGAATCCCTGCTTATGCACTTTATGACGAACATGTCAGCTCAATGTATAATATACAGACCGTGaacaccacaaacacagtgGAGGAAACCCCAGGATGTCAGGAGGAATCTGTGAGTTCATTTAAGACATAGAAAATAAGCAACTGTCCGTCTCTGTGAAGCAGGATGCAGAGACCGAGTCGAGGCACCTACAAGGGTTCACAACAGGTTCCCCATGTTGTCACATAATGCACAGTTCCCACGACAGGCAGCTGACTGTTTTCAGGTTTTACTACATTCATTTAATGACAGGAATAATTATGTTCCTCCTTGTATTGTAATATTTTTCCCCAACATGATAATAACATGTTGCAGCCTGTCTGTGAATGAAAGGCCACGGATCACACATTAACTAAAATGTAATGACAACACTAACAAAGTCAAGGCAGCTCATTTCTAGAAGCTAAACACTCGTACACTTCCCACACTGCTTTTTACTGGGCGGCACTGCTTCAGGCTCTGTATCTGCTGCCTTTAGTGCACGGCAGGCTTGAAGtttcacaaagacagaaagaaccCCTTCATTGCACTAATGCTATAGGAGCAGATGCTAGCCGGCTCCGTCTTTATCCTGTGGCAGACCCAACCACCATCACTGCCGTGCAAGGCTAGCAAGgctaaaaacagagaaaattaCATGGAGAAAACTGACGACTACAGTTAGCTACCACAAGCGTTGGCACGGCAACCAACAAACTTTATTGGTTAGTGGTTCTTCGCGGTAACGAGGTTAGATTATAAAGGAATTAAGGGAGACTTCGGAGTTATTCATTTGCTCCTGtacagtccccccccccccagcactGGAAGCCTGGGCAGGTCCCACTAACCAGCAGTGGAGGTCCCTGTGATGGCCGCTCTGTGGCAGAGGCCTCTAACTGGTCAGAAACTggcttaaaaaaacagaggactgaaataattattttacacagagcatttgttttcttcatattTGGTCCTCAGCAAAGACTCCAGCTGGTTCTGATGCTCTTCAGATCTCTGTTGTGCCACTGTTCAATGCAACACAATAaagaaaacactgtggaaaaagTGGAGGATCAAGACACAATTTCCCCTTTGTGGGACTAACaaaggtattcttaattcttaattcttaattctTCAGATTCCACCTGTGACGTGACGCTGCAAACCAATATCACCCAGTCACAGGGGGATCACGCCGAGTCCTCCAATGAGGTGTTAGGGGACTGGACTCATGTCACTACAATGAACCGGACAGACACTTCTAGATGACCCATTTCTACAATAGAATATAGAAATagaaataatatataaagaATAAAGCTGCACttttaaaaagattttaaaataaattactgTGCAAAAACTGTTTTATATTTGACAAAGAAATTTGAAAATTTCTGAAAACggcaaaaatgacaaatatttaGAGAATAGGGCTGATCATCAACTATATCTGCTGTAAATGTTATAAATATGAAGAAATATGTAGGGGAAAAATATGGATTTTAACACTTAGAATTGGCAACAGCTgttattataaaaaataatactaGAAGATAGCAACTGCACTCTAAATATGACTGtattacaaatgttcgcattgtGCACTTCTTGTTGAAGAACTATGATCTGACTGAATGTTGATGTAGAGACGCTCGCAGGAAGCTAATAACTTATGGCTTCATCATCTGACACTGACGGAGTGGCTTGTGTACAAAACAATGTGCTTAAAGTGCAACGTGTGGCACCACCGACCAGGAACTACTCCACATTTGTTTCTTGACTCCTGTGGTTCATCAGCTCTCTGCTTGGGATCATTAACAAATCAAAGCACAACTTCCAATGATTCTAATGTTCCCATTTCTCACCTACAgcacatctcctcctcctcctcctcctcttcctcttcctcctcttcctcctcctcctcctcttcctcaccctcctcctcctccccttcctcttcctcttcctcctcctcctcctcctcctcctcctcaccctcctcctcctccccttcctcttcctcttcctcctcctcctcctcctcctcctcctcttcttcctcctcctcctcctcctcctcaccctcctcctcctccccttcctcttcttcctcctcctcctcctcctctctagGATCCGGCCTCCTGTTCCTGTCCCAGGGCCTCTAGCAGAAGTCCCATGGGAGTCCTCTTCAAACCGATGCTCTCTAGTTTGTTCTCCAGTTTGTTCTTAAGGCTGCGTAGTCTCACCGATGCATGAATGAGAACCACTGTGGAGGAGAACCAGAGGGATGAAGATATGATCAGCTAGGAAACAGAGAAGGGACTTCCTGACTTACTCAGTATGGGGAAAGCGATCCCAAAGAGGAACACAGCCACTCCTCCCAGCACTGATACGAAGAGGTAACTGGCCAAGAGGATGGCCAACACGGAGATTAATGGGTGGTTTCTACGGAAACGACGGATGGGAGCTTGGTTTTCTGCGACCCAAATGAAGCCCAGGAACAACAAGGTGACCACAGTCCCCCCCACAAACAGCTGAAGAGGCTGGAGGTACCTGAGTGAGGAGACAAGGAGAAGAAGATCAAGCTGCTGATGCAGAgaataggaaaaaaataatatatacataaCATTCATTCAGTGCAAGAGGCGCTGGCATTTACTCTGTTCTGATCTGAAAGGAACCGAACAGCTGGGCCATAGTGCAGCATGGAACTGTTTAGAGGCACACGACTTTGAAAAGTCCTGTTGTTCAGGTTCTGCAAACTTTCTGAGGTTAGCAAACATTTTTCACCATTtttcctgaacaaacaaacacatttcagaaaaatgcaacaacaacaacaacaacaacaacaacagcaacagcagcagcagcctgagtctgcagacatgctgtaaACATGGCCCTGGGCCTGGCTGGTCCAGTAGCTGCCTTCATTCATTCCAAAGGTCTTACAGTGTCCCAGCCTTTATGTGTTAGGCAGTGCGCACACATGTCATGATGGAGGCTGTGGTTCTGCCTACAGGTCGTTCTGCCTACAGCAGGGACGCAAATCACACACAGGAGCCACAGAGGattcagggggggggggtgaccaCGTCAAAACAGTGAAACTTACCCCACTATGAGCAGGAAGCCGAGCGCGCACAGGAAGTAATTGCTCTGGTAGTACAGCAGGTTGTTGATGATGCGGTTGTTCCAGCGGTCCAGGTCGCGCACGTCTGGCACCGCGAACCGGGCCGAGCTCAGGAGAAAATCGTCCAGGCTCCGGAGGGGTGGCGGCTGCACGTCTGCCATCTTTCCTACACGATAAATAAACCCTGATTTCCCAGAGTGCAACGCGCAGGGAAAGGGGACGGACGCTcgaacagagtgtgtgtctgtgtgtggagagaaGCGCGTGCACGGTCATCGGGCATGCGCTTTGGGTCCAGCAATGATTATCATACATAAATATGGCTGAGTGATGAGCTGAAACATTTCACTTCAACTCAGACTCAGAGGAAGTCCGCGGAGGGTTTATTCAAGTCGTTTTCATGGCACCTTGTTGCTGATCGGCCGCACACCTGGTCCAGGGGGGGGTCTGTGCGTGCAAAGGGTTTTTTACTTAGTGTAGTCTGTTCAAGCTCCAGCTGTGAAATCATAATAAAACGTGGGGTGAAgtctggtggaggtgtttctAAATATTCACCACAGCCTCGCACAAACTATCCCGACGCTGTAAACTGTCCAGCTCAGCCTCCAGCTGCACGCACGAAGACTTTTATTCTGATATACGctcaggaggggggggggtgtcggGAGCGCGCTCTGCTGGTGGCTTTGAGTCTATCCGGTTGGTTGCTGAGGGTGCGGGAGCGCGCCCGGGCGGCTCCGTGGAAAAAAG of the Parambassis ranga chromosome 8, fParRan2.1, whole genome shotgun sequence genome contains:
- the praf2 gene encoding PRA1 family protein 2 → MADVQPPPLRSLDDFLLSSARFAVPDVRDLDRWNNRIINNLLYYQSNYFLCALGFLLIVGYLQPLQLFVGGTVVTLLFLGFIWVAENQAPIRRFRRNHPLISVLAILLASYLFVSVLGGVAVFLFGIAFPILMVLIHASVRLRSLKNKLENKLESIGLKRTPMGLLLEALGQEQEAGS